One Arthrobacter sp. B3I4 genomic window, TACCGCCGCGAAGGCTGGACCTACGGGGTGATCAGCCTGGACCAGACCTGCGAGCCGGGCGAGCCCGGCGAGGCTCCGCTGGAAGAGAAGATCATCGCCTATCGTTCTGAGGATGAGCCCGCCAGCGCCTGAGCGGCGGTTTTTCGACGAAGGGAAGAATGTGCCCGCATCGCTGAGCCTCAAGCAGGCGCGGCGGATTGCACTGGCAGCCCAAGGATTGGATAAGGTCCGGCCCGCCGCACCCGTGAGCGCACGGGCGGTGGGCCGGACCTTTGCCCGCCTCCAGCTAGTCCAGATCGATTCCGTGAACGTGCTTGCGCGCAGCCACTACCTGCCGTTCTTCTCCAGGCTCGGTAACTACGACCGTTCCATCCTGCACCGGATGGCGGGCACCCGTCCGCGCCGGATGATGGAGTACTGGGCGCATGAGGCCAGCTTCATCCGTCCCGAGCATTTCCGTGACCTCGTGATCTGGCAGAACCGCAGCTGGGTCGGCGCGCACGCCATGGATCCGCAGTTCCGGTCCGAGGTGGCTCAGCGCGTGCTGCAGGCGCTCGCCGACGGACCGCCCTTAACGGCAGGCGAACTCACTGTCCGTCTGGGCCACGTTGAGGAACGGGCCAGGGACAACTGGGGATGGAACTGGAACGCCGTCAAGCGCGTCCTTGAGCACCTGTTCGAAGAGGGGCTGGTCTCCGCCGCCTCCCGGACCGATTCCTTTGAACGCCGCTACACGCTGACCGCGAGGGTCCTTCCGCCGACCGCTGCGCCTGGTCTTGCAACCGGCGCCGGTCTTGCAGGGGGCGCCGGTCTTCCAGCCGGCGCCGGCGCGGCGGAGCCTGACGCCGCAGCCGCCATGGTCCGGCTGATCGACGCCGCTGCGCTGGCCCACGGCATCGGCACGGTGCGGTGTTTCGCCGACTACTTCCGGAGTCCGCTGCGCGCCGCCGCCGCTGCCGTGGAGCAGCTCGTCGGCACCGGTCGGCTGGAACCGGTGACCGTTGCCGGCTGGAACCGGCCGCTGTACCGGCACGTCGAGGCGAGGCTGCCGCGGACTGCCAGCGGCCGGGCGCTGCTGAGCCCCTTCGATTCACTGGTGTTCGAGCGCCGCCGGCTGGAGGAACTGTTCGGCTTCCATTACCGGCTGGAGATCTACACTCCGGAAGCCAAGCGCCGCTACGGCTACTACGTGCTGCCCTTCCTGCTGCGCGACGGGATCGTTGCCCGGGTGGATCTGAAAGCGGACCGGGCAGCGGGCAGCCTGCTGGTTCGGAGCAGCCACGCAGAGCCCGGCGCGCCGGCGGATACCGCCGTCGAACTCGCCGAGGAACTGCAGCTCATGGCAGAGTGGTTGGAGCTTGACCGGATCGCTGTCGCCCCCGTCGGGGCCCTGGCGGCGGCGCTTGCGCAGGCAGTGGACGGCCTGCATCCGCTCTGAGGGAACAGGCGCGTCCCGCCCTGCGTCTCTCCCGTAGACTAAACACGCCGGAATTCGGCAGCTGGAGACTGGGAGCAATTTCACGTGGCATCACTTATTGAAAAACTTCTCCGCACGGGTGACAAAAAGACCCTGCGGCAACTGCGGAACTATGCCGATTCCATCAACGCCCTGGAAAGCTCCTTCCAGACCTTCACTGACGCCGAACTACGCGAAGAGACCGACCGGCTCCGGGCCCGCCACAGCGACGGCGAGAAGCTCGACGACCTGCTGCCCGAGGCTTTCGCCGCCGTCCGCGAGGCGTCATCGCGGACCCTCGGGATGCGCCACTTCGACGTCCAGCTGATGGGCGGTGCCGCGCTGCATCTGGGCAACATCGCCGAAATGAAGACCGGTGAAGGCAAGACCCTCGTGGCAACCGCCCCGGCCTACCTTAACGCCCTCACCGGCAAGGGCGTGCACGTCATCACCGTGAACGACTACCTCGCCGAAT contains:
- a CDS encoding winged helix-turn-helix domain-containing protein; its protein translation is MPASLSLKQARRIALAAQGLDKVRPAAPVSARAVGRTFARLQLVQIDSVNVLARSHYLPFFSRLGNYDRSILHRMAGTRPRRMMEYWAHEASFIRPEHFRDLVIWQNRSWVGAHAMDPQFRSEVAQRVLQALADGPPLTAGELTVRLGHVEERARDNWGWNWNAVKRVLEHLFEEGLVSAASRTDSFERRYTLTARVLPPTAAPGLATGAGLAGGAGLPAGAGAAEPDAAAAMVRLIDAAALAHGIGTVRCFADYFRSPLRAAAAAVEQLVGTGRLEPVTVAGWNRPLYRHVEARLPRTASGRALLSPFDSLVFERRRLEELFGFHYRLEIYTPEAKRRYGYYVLPFLLRDGIVARVDLKADRAAGSLLVRSSHAEPGAPADTAVELAEELQLMAEWLELDRIAVAPVGALAAALAQAVDGLHPL